Part of the Lolium rigidum isolate FL_2022 chromosome 6, APGP_CSIRO_Lrig_0.1, whole genome shotgun sequence genome, tcatcctcaataatattggacacatcatatttatcttgaagctttgtccataattcatgagcgctcccaaaaggcatgattgatgaagtaactacattgctcacaacaatggaaaacacatgagaagcaagagcatcgagacaagagtttttcttctcctcataagataaattttggggatccttaggagaagaaaaacccatgtcaagaaattgcTCCATGTTCGAGGAAATACCcctcaaaatattaagcacataaattttccaaagatcataatttgtgccatcaaatataaacaagttattgtgatctaatccctaaccgacatctttactctcaaggcggtgaagcctaagaatgagagaccttgctctgataccaattgaaaggacacggatgtcgcctagagggggggtgaataggcgatttaaaacttttacgagatgggcttaacaaatgcggaataaaactagcgtttactttgtcaagcccaaagcctatatactattgttcacctatgtgcaccaacaacttattctaagcaatggttcacctatgtgcaccaacaacttatgctaagcaatacaagcaagtatgtgatagcaagatatatataacttcaagcacgatggctatcacaaggtaaagtgcataagtaaagagctcgggtatagagataaccgaggcacgcgggagacgatgatttatcccggagttcacactcttgcgagtgctaatctccggtggagaggtgcggttgcttagtgctcccgaacgccacaagaggctcaccttgaggtgtggttgctcgatgcacaccaacgccacaaaggcctcaccccaagatgcggtactcacaccacacaccgaacgccacgaaggcgcctcacctaaatctccggtgaccctcgccacaaaggcctaggtcacggttccactaagggatttccttcgaggcggaaaccgggccttacacaaagattggggcacacatccacaacttaattggaggctcccaacaaaccgccacaaaggcctagaatccgtctagggttccaagaacccaagagtaacaaccttcttgttttcaccaccacgaatcaccgtggagaactcaaaccgatgcaccaaatgcaatggcaagaacaccacaaagatgctcaaatccttctttctcaaattccaacaaagctacaaaagctattgggggaataagagaggaagaacaaagaggagaacacaaaatcctccaagatcaagatctagtgggttcccctcacaaagagagggatttgattggtgaagatgtagatctagatctcctctctcttttccctcaaaaatatgcaagaatcatgggaggaatcaagaactagggcaagctttgaaggacaacagtagaggggagagagagagagtgaaccaaccagcccaaggaggaagaagggggtcttatataccccctcccaacgaaatatgaccgtttgggacatcccaggccggaaaatccgcccccgggccggataatccgccccccgaaaatcgcccctggctcgggccggatatttggccggatattgtccATGTTTTGGCattccggccggattatccgccccccagaaaactgcagaaacaccaaaactaaaacgggcataactttagcatccggactccgattttgatgatcttgggcttgttttaaagctaggaacaagctctacaagatcatgcaggaaaccatcatagtccaacaagggaggatagaaacaaatgatgaaaggtttgacctatctaaaaaagacataccggtaaaacctccaatcttgaaaatgcaacaagttgcccatgcaaaaaccattctcaatgaactagagcttgtcatgagaataagcacaagctctaaaacatcacatggataagatccaaataaaaccaagaaagatgatgaaccaaactcgaaaacgcaacaagtgatctatgcgaaatccgttttcgatgaactagagcttgtcatgagaataagcacaagctctaaaacatcacatggataaggtccaaataacaaccaagaaagatgatgcaaggatgcaaaggttggagctctctccgaacgatacgatcgagttactcactcgagagccctcttgatagtacggcaactaaactataaaccggtctccaactacactatgagaccggtgagaaagaaaccctatcaagagcaaaccttatacttgcgcattccacttgagctcgatgacgacgatcttgacctcaacaagatggaacgcctttcttgcttgtgtttgcttgacgaagtcttgtggattgctcccccataatccaccatgggagagcttcttcttcggcgcatcttcacataaccatgaccaccatgtggattgctcccccataatccaccatgggatagcttcttcttcggcgcatcttcacatatccatgatcaccatatggatggcaagactcaagcaaaggacctcttcgagatggctcatcttgaacttgcacttcatttcttcattcttcatcatgttgatctcTTGAAGTAACtctagggctcacttcatcttcatcttcaagacatacttgacacttgatatccttcatcaatttcttcttattggaacctaatacaaacatgttgatgtcttgaagtaacttgagggctcacttcatcttcatcttcaagacatacttgacacttgatatccttcatcaaattcttcttattgcaaccttgaagccaacatatggttcaagaattgcctatggacaactcctacaaatataactcaatgcaaacattagtccgtagggattgtcattaattaccaaaaccacacatgggggctccatgcactttcatcaccgcccttgtcgaccggtggaggccggagacgcacaccttccacttgagggccggcgagatgacccctactcttcaggatgtcTCAATGATACTTGGACtgcctattcagggcgagccactgtgtatgaacacagcttcgatgggtggcgcGAGCAGATGGCGAaccttattggcatggctcctccggcgccagaaaatccaaaggagagagctcCCGCCGGCGCACCTTTCGCTTGGATACGGACTAACTTCGGAAAACTCCTGCCGGAAGGGGCCGAGCGTGACACTATCAGGACGTACACCCGAGTGTACTTGTGGTACATGTTAtcgaggactctctttgctgacagtggtgggaagttggcccattggtgttggctcaaggcgcttacggtgttggagcgccggtggagttggggaacagcggcacttgcctacctctaccggcaagtgatgatttgttctatttactatttcctatagtagtgtgctagacaaagtactaaccaaatgtcttatgtacgcagttggacgaagcttgtcgcaggactgggagcggcggtattggtggatgcttgctcctactttccgtatggagctgggaccgcctatcagttggccGGCCCAGGATACTCACAGCGAGACCATGGCCTCATTACCGGCACAACCTTGATcgggagccgacttgggcatatctttgggacaatgtctcggagatgacgagcgacccaaatatcatgtacatgcactaCACGGAGGAGTTGgatactcttaccgctgagcaggtaaccgattttAATCCATCACTCTTTTGCAATGGGGTCTTCATATTTTAGTCCAATTCCGAAATATTTGTATGTTGCAGGTGggttgggagccatatggtacatactaccgtattggcgcggggatggctgacctcaaccccaagtgccttgaggaggcgcgtttctggcgtatgcgctgcccactcatatgcatgtggcttgttgagtaCCACCAGCCGCATAGAGTGATGAGGCGGTTTGGGCCGTATcggagtgcccacctcagtggcaagacacagaccacgcgcttcataggtaaacttcttgaATCATGGGATGAAAGCTTGTTGATTGAAGAGATAGTAtgtaacttgttgattcttgcaggcttgataggaagcagcagaggaagatcacagatTGGCCTGTCCATCATAGAGGCCACgtcacagcgttccaacactgtttggaagcggtACGGAATGCTGGCCATGTGGAGATTGTCCcccacgacttggccgctttcaacaactatctccaaTGGTTTCATGAAAGCACGCGTATCGAGCTAGTGAAACCCGCGTATGATGACGACATCTTgtacgaccccatcgagttcaaTGAGcttgcgcaaagccagcacgacacctttGCTCGCGAGAggaagatcgacttctattgcttccgagctgaacttcgtggtaatgtattctctcgttagctagtacatcatctacattGGCATGTGATCGCTCAAAATTTGTATAATATGTTTGTCGCAGCGGtccgagatccaaaaaacagtCGAGGAGTGCGAGACTCGTTTGGGATCGGAGCCATACGAGATGACAAGCCTATCGGACCgatgcggcatttcattaaggtatggtcACTAACATTGGCAATGTGAGCTACTGTGTTCGGGTGCCTTTGTAACCATGACTTCcacgacgcagaacactgcacgaaagatgcggcggttagccaacttgctaggttgccgcgacacCGAAATTGCGgctacatcctcttctgaagaagCGGAGGTTTGGACTATTTTGTTACCACTCAAACCTGTGCTTACTAGTTTCAACTTTTTGTAatgtcatgtgttcatgtttgtgaagattcctgaggACGACACCATCCTGAGTCAAGGCATTGCGAGTCAACGCAAGAAGCAAGTCAGACAGTCTGCTTacaagttgaagccaaggggcaacgcTCCAAAACGATACACTCCGgacgattatgtcaaccgaggaaagaaggttctaTGTGTATGTTCTATGTGTATGAAATTGCTATTGTTGTGTTGAAAACTGTTTAATTAAGGCAATAATTTTCATGTatttaacacaagtcaacgtgtggcgcccctcaggccggcgccacacctcacagtgtggcgcccatggcatcggcgccatACGATGCAActtatatgtcgaaaacatccaggggctccggaagtttagtccttagccgttttggcgaggttgtttgtgtggcgcccgtggcactgGCGCCacatcactgtgtggcgcccgtggcattggcgccacacaaacagcctcgccaaaacggctaagtcccaaacgctttgtcttacagtatgtgttgggcaattacaagtgcatgtgtggcgccgatgggaggggcgccacacatgctgccacgtcggatcggcgcgccagcgcagcgtcgagggcgccacgtcggctggatgtgtggcgccggcaggaggggcgccacactggcatgtgtggcgtcgacgtagggggcgccacacaaaagggttagatgggtgaatagTTTCGTCGGAGGGTtagtgtgcttttctttcacttttggttaTTTTTGTTTCGCCGTCTCCGGAGTTGTCGCTTCGCCGTCTCCGGAGTTGTCCTCCTCGTCTCCTCCCCCCCAGCCTCCCTCCTCGACCGGCGATGAAGCAAAGCTACTAGGGACTAGGGACACGGCCGCCCGATCCCGACCAAGCGAGGCGACGATGGCGTGGAGGCGGCTGGCcagcggcacggcggcggcgcatcTCCGCCGCCATGGCGTCTCCTCCCCGCCATTCGCGGCCCCCTCCCGCGCCTTCTCCGCCGCCAACCCTACCCGTGAGTCCCTCCTTTCCACGACCACCTTGCTCCTTTCATCCGCCCGCTATCCGCCGCGCGCGCTGACGCCTTCGAGTTGACTCCCCCACCAGTTCTCGGCAGGGAAGCGCTGCAGGGCATCCGGTCGCGGTGCTCGAGCTCGGCCCCCGCGTTCC contains:
- the LOC124664707 gene encoding protein MAINTENANCE OF MERISTEMS-like, whose protein sequence is MVWLLDQEYDRNHRAFHMTETGTDLHPLKIRYHGTADMPYDERYTEFIQPTGLLPFITLHPQIEDHGNEIRAPAGAPFAWIRTNFGKLLPEGAERDTIRTYTRVYLWYMLSRTLFADSGGKLAHWCWLKALTVLERRWSWGTAALAYLYRQLDEACRRTGSGGIGGCLLLLSVWSWDRLSVGRPRILTARPWPHYRHNLDREPTWAYLWDNVSEMTSDPNIMYMHYTEELDTLTAEQCPPQWQDTDHALHSNYLQWFHESTRIELVKPAYDDDILYDPIEFNELAFLRTTPS